In Macadamia integrifolia cultivar HAES 741 chromosome 5, SCU_Mint_v3, whole genome shotgun sequence, a single window of DNA contains:
- the LOC122079078 gene encoding probable acyl-[acyl-carrier-protein]--UDP-N-acetylglucosamine O-acyltransferase, mitochondrial isoform X1, producing the protein MFSFISNSKRFCASPILRTLVLQRLTRTLSHASNESVVSLGASSTFIHPSAIVHPAAIIGQGVSIGPFCTVGPSAKIGDACKLYTGSHIFGDTELGESCIVKTGAIVGEDLPGRTVIGYNNIIGHHSVVGVKCQDMKYKPGDECYLDVGDNNDIREYTSIHRSSKSSDGTVIGHSNLIMGSCHIAHDCKVGNNNIFANSTLLAGHVVVEDYTHTAGAIVVHQFCHVGSFSFIGGGSVVSQDVPKYMMVAGDRAELRGLNFEGLRRRGFSAEEIKSMRRAYRKIFMPKDATSGGIEERLIEVVQNEELANFPSVCSMVQSIRDSFEENRRGICKYRHWSGS; encoded by the exons ATGTTTTCTTTCATCAGTAACAGCAAGCGCTTTTGCGCTTCCCCAATACTACGTACACTTGTTCTTCAACGACTCACAAGAACACTTTCCC ACGCTTCGAATGAATCCGTTGTATCGCTGGGTGCAAGTTCCACTTTCATCCACCCTTCGGCGATCGTTCATCCGGCTGCTATCATCGGTCAG gGTGTTTCAATCGGTCCTTTTTGTACCGTTGGTCCTTCTGCAAAGATTGGGGATGCTTGTAAACTGTACACAGGAAGCCATATCTTTGGGGATACGGAGTTGGGCGAGAGCTGCATCGTGAAGAC TGGTGCCATTGTTGGTGAAGATCTTCCGGGGCGTACAGTCATTGGATACAATAACATTATTGGACATCATTCGGTTGTTGGGGTGAAATGTCAGGATATGAAATACAAA CCAGGGGATGAGTGCTACCTTGACGTTGGTGATAACAATGATATTCGAGAGTATACATCTATCCATCGATCTTCAAAATCAAGTGATGGAACG GTTATTGGTCACAGCAATCTGATCATGGGATCATGTCATATTGCACATGACTGCAAAGTGGGTAACAACAATATTTTTGCAAATAGTACTCTTTTAGCTGGTCATGTTGTGGTGGAA GATTACACCCACACTGCAGGGGCAATTGTTGTTCATCAATTTTGTCACGtgggatctttttcttttattggtgGTGGCTCTGTG GTTTCACAAGATGTCCCAAAGTATATGATGGTAGCTGGGGACAGAGCAGAGCTCCGTGGATTAAATTTTGAGGGTCTCCGACGTCGTGGTTTCTCAGCTGAAGAG ATCAAAAGCATGAGGAGGGCTTACCGCAAGATATTCATGCCCAAAGATGCGACATCAGGAGGTATTGAGGAACGTCTTATAGAAGTG GTGCAGAATGAAGAATTAGCCAACTTTCCTTCTGTATGCTCTATGGTGCAATCTATCCGTGACTCTTTTGAGGAAAACCGCCGTGGAATTTGCAAGTATAGACATTGGAGTGGCTCTTGA
- the LOC122079078 gene encoding probable acyl-[acyl-carrier-protein]--UDP-N-acetylglucosamine O-acyltransferase, mitochondrial isoform X2 translates to MFSFISNSKRFCASPILRTLVLQRLTRTLSHASNESVVSLGASSTFIHPSAIVHPAAIIGQIGDACKLYTGSHIFGDTELGESCIVKTGAIVGEDLPGRTVIGYNNIIGHHSVVGVKCQDMKYKPGDECYLDVGDNNDIREYTSIHRSSKSSDGTVIGHSNLIMGSCHIAHDCKVGNNNIFANSTLLAGHVVVEDYTHTAGAIVVHQFCHVGSFSFIGGGSVVSQDVPKYMMVAGDRAELRGLNFEGLRRRGFSAEEIKSMRRAYRKIFMPKDATSGGIEERLIEVVQNEELANFPSVCSMVQSIRDSFEENRRGICKYRHWSGS, encoded by the exons ATGTTTTCTTTCATCAGTAACAGCAAGCGCTTTTGCGCTTCCCCAATACTACGTACACTTGTTCTTCAACGACTCACAAGAACACTTTCCC ACGCTTCGAATGAATCCGTTGTATCGCTGGGTGCAAGTTCCACTTTCATCCACCCTTCGGCGATCGTTCATCCGGCTGCTATCATCGGTCAG ATTGGGGATGCTTGTAAACTGTACACAGGAAGCCATATCTTTGGGGATACGGAGTTGGGCGAGAGCTGCATCGTGAAGAC TGGTGCCATTGTTGGTGAAGATCTTCCGGGGCGTACAGTCATTGGATACAATAACATTATTGGACATCATTCGGTTGTTGGGGTGAAATGTCAGGATATGAAATACAAA CCAGGGGATGAGTGCTACCTTGACGTTGGTGATAACAATGATATTCGAGAGTATACATCTATCCATCGATCTTCAAAATCAAGTGATGGAACG GTTATTGGTCACAGCAATCTGATCATGGGATCATGTCATATTGCACATGACTGCAAAGTGGGTAACAACAATATTTTTGCAAATAGTACTCTTTTAGCTGGTCATGTTGTGGTGGAA GATTACACCCACACTGCAGGGGCAATTGTTGTTCATCAATTTTGTCACGtgggatctttttcttttattggtgGTGGCTCTGTG GTTTCACAAGATGTCCCAAAGTATATGATGGTAGCTGGGGACAGAGCAGAGCTCCGTGGATTAAATTTTGAGGGTCTCCGACGTCGTGGTTTCTCAGCTGAAGAG ATCAAAAGCATGAGGAGGGCTTACCGCAAGATATTCATGCCCAAAGATGCGACATCAGGAGGTATTGAGGAACGTCTTATAGAAGTG GTGCAGAATGAAGAATTAGCCAACTTTCCTTCTGTATGCTCTATGGTGCAATCTATCCGTGACTCTTTTGAGGAAAACCGCCGTGGAATTTGCAAGTATAGACATTGGAGTGGCTCTTGA